The Anaerohalosphaeraceae bacterium genome contains the following window.
CAGCGCATCCGCACTATTGCGAAAATCAGACGCAAGAATAAAAAAGTTGGGGTTGGAATGCCGGTACAAACATTCTTCCAGTCGTTTGCCGAACAGATAATCCTGAAATCCGCGAAGGGCACGGGGCAGATTCAGCACTTCCACCACGTCCGGTTTACGCAAATCCGCATCAATCAGGAGTGTTTTTTTGCCGGAGTTGGCAAAGGAAGCCGCCAGATTGACACAAAACGTCGTCTTGCCGTCCTGCACGCCCGGGCTGGTCACCAGAATTATTTTGGAACCATTCGAGCCGTCCAAAAGTCCCAGATTGGCCCGAATTGTCTGATAATCGTCATTCAGCTGCTGGCCCAAAAGATTTCGCTGAATGGAATGCGGGTCGGTCGTTGTGCCCAAAATCCTCACCTGTATCCGCTTGACGACCTCCTGAGGATGGTGAATCCGCCGGTCCAGCCGGTCGATAAGCAGAGCCGTCAGCAGGCCGAACAGAAGCCCTCCAAAGCCCACAGCGGCCGCCATTTTCTTTCGTTTGCCCGGAGCGGAAACACTAAAGGCCTCATCGGCGACGGAAATTCGGGCCGGCCGTTTGCTCTCAATCATCAGCTCTTTGATTTTGCGGTCGACCTCCTGCATCTGCTCTTTGCTTTGCTGAATCTGTTCCTTCAGGTCCTCAATCAGCAGCTGTTTGCGGCCGATTCGGATCGTCTCGGCATCCTGCTGCTGCAGTTTTTCCTGAAGATGCTGCATCAGAGAAGCCAACTGAGAACGCTGCGTTTTCAGCTGAGCCAGCTGCAGCTGCCGGCCGCTCGTGCGGCGCTCCTCAAAGGCCGCGTTGAACTCATCCAGCACTTCCTGCTGCCGCTTTTCATAACGGTTTTTGAGGGTTTCAAAGACCTGCTCCTGCTGAACCAGAACCGGATTGTTCGGCTGCATCGTCTGACGGCTGACCAGAAGGGTTTGTTCATACCGGCGAATGTCCTCCTGAAGTGCCCGCAGAATCGGGTCGTTCTGGACAATCTGAGAGCGCTGCTGGACGAAATCCGACGGCAGGGCTTCCTGGCCGCCCTGTTCGGCCGCCTGAATCTGGGCCTCCAGGGCCAGCAGCTGAATTTCCGTATTGGTCAGCTCTCTCTGGAGACTGGCCAGCCGTTCGTAATGCATCTGCTGGAGAGCCGTCAATTCCCCGGTTCCGTATTCTTCCACCAGCTGACGGATGGTTTCCTGCTGGGCTTCAAGTTTCTGCGTCAGCTGCTTTCGCTCGTTTTGGAGGTTATTCAGACGCGTATTTTCTCGATCCCGCAGGTCTTCGACCACCACTGCCATATAATTGCGGAGAATTAAGTTAATCAGCGTTCGAGCTTCTTCCGCCTGTGCGGCCGGAGTAGTCATGCTTAGGGTAATCAGATAGGACCCCCGGTCCGGTTCAATCTCAATAATCCCCTGCTCAAACATCTGCCGAAGGCCCGTGTAGGTGTCTCCTTTCTGATTAAAGAAAGAAAGATTGAGATTTTGGGCTTCTTCGGCAACCCGTCGGATGACTTTATCGCTGCTCATCAGCATGGCCTGGGTGTTCTTGAAGCCTTCATAGTTGGGCAGCGGCTGGTCGGAGTCGCGATCACGATATATAATCTCCGGAATAATGGGGGCCACCTCTACCAGCGCCGTTGTGCGGTACTGCTTGGGCATCAGAAAAAAGACCGCCGGAAAGCCGATCCCCCAGACCAGCGCCGTCAGCAAAACAATCACCCACCATCGCCGCCGGAGCAACCCCCAAAGATCAATCTCTGTGTGCGGCTGCTCCTGCGACGGCTGCGGGCGATATTCGACCAGTTCTGCCGTCGGGGCACCGTTTTCTGTAATGTCCGAATTGTCCATACGCCTCCAACTATCTGTTAAATCGAGGTTTTCTGTCGGAAAACGATCTGGGAAATCGTCTTTTCCGACGAATCGATAAACAATTTTGACAGAAACCGCAACTCCAGGACCGTCAAAAGTAACGCCAGCGGCATCATGGCCAGCCCACCGTAATCATGGAATATCTTTTCCCATATTTGCCCATCCAGAAACAAAAAGGCAATTGACGTCAGGACCAGACGGATGGTGTTGCATATTAATGCTATCGGCACACTCGAAACAAAGATTACAACCTTTTGCCAAAGGGGGCATTTGCATATCAAAACAACAAAACCGCTTACAACGAAAAAGGCCGTCAGCATTCGCAGACCATTGCAGGCCTCCGCTACCGCAACAAGCGTACCATTAATATTAATAATATTTCCTTCTCGAATCACATTAAAACCTAATGCTTCCAGGCAGAAAACAGCGGAAACAGTGGCCCATTTCTGCAAAGGCGGTGTAATCGTCCATTCCACAGATTTGGGCAGAGGAAACATCAAATACAGATACATCCAGACCGGCAATATCTTCTTAAAGCATTGCCCCCCTAAAATCAACCACACCAGACCGCCGATGGTTAACAGAAAACACAGACGCTCAAGACTTGCGGACCCAATCAAAAGGGCTCCGAATCGGAGGAGCTGAACGAACAAAAGAGCCCAAAAAGCCGGCGGATATGGACGTATCGGACAGTCCAGAAGGACTTTTCTGCGGTCCCAAATCACATACCCGGCCAAAAGCGGCACGAGAATACCGCTGGAGTATTCATCGCTGAGCATCCAAACCTGCCAAAGGTCTATCAGGGTTGGATT
Protein-coding sequences here:
- a CDS encoding polysaccharide biosynthesis tyrosine autokinase, whose product is MDNSDITENGAPTAELVEYRPQPSQEQPHTEIDLWGLLRRRWWVIVLLTALVWGIGFPAVFFLMPKQYRTTALVEVAPIIPEIIYRDRDSDQPLPNYEGFKNTQAMLMSSDKVIRRVAEEAQNLNLSFFNQKGDTYTGLRQMFEQGIIEIEPDRGSYLITLSMTTPAAQAEEARTLINLILRNYMAVVVEDLRDRENTRLNNLQNERKQLTQKLEAQQETIRQLVEEYGTGELTALQQMHYERLASLQRELTNTEIQLLALEAQIQAAEQGGQEALPSDFVQQRSQIVQNDPILRALQEDIRRYEQTLLVSRQTMQPNNPVLVQQEQVFETLKNRYEKRQQEVLDEFNAAFEERRTSGRQLQLAQLKTQRSQLASLMQHLQEKLQQQDAETIRIGRKQLLIEDLKEQIQQSKEQMQEVDRKIKELMIESKRPARISVADEAFSVSAPGKRKKMAAAVGFGGLLFGLLTALLIDRLDRRIHHPQEVVKRIQVRILGTTTDPHSIQRNLLGQQLNDDYQTIRANLGLLDGSNGSKIILVTSPGVQDGKTTFCVNLAASFANSGKKTLLIDADLRKPDVVEVLNLPRALRGFQDYLFGKRLEECLYRHSNPNFFILASDFRNSADALDLLAHPQSGERLRTLRDSFDVILIDSPPVLAFADALVLSRYADAVILTTFLGRTSQPDIQEALSRLRQVGAKVIGTVVNNVKAEQGYRSYGYGYAYGQKGRKHRKKNPDLFLTASQESSDTQTFPPNPNQLS